In the Anastrepha obliqua isolate idAnaObli1 chromosome 1, idAnaObli1_1.0, whole genome shotgun sequence genome, one interval contains:
- the LOC129243859 gene encoding piggyBac transposable element-derived protein 4-like, which translates to MSSRYNLSDNEENYTNEESNTESEYDASEIEEIEDDDPVESVEDPDVPPPSKRLRSGSGLSAEQSSSASSKRGRRRSIVSGKNGHKWFTTPRERVTNRAPFGSFIPGPVGIAKEAKTAYETWNLFFDDVILSKILQHTNEEIHRYTEEREIDCTKDILYKPVDMIELKAFIGLMYFSGLQKTNMTSSDDLWDTKYGSIFYKATMSQKRFCTILRFLRYDDKATRPTRVVNDKFAAIRGIWEIFIEKCKTLYNPASYCTIDEQLLSFRGRCPFKVYNGSKPDKYGMKIVMLNDSRTFYMVNAIPYVGKVNTENEEKVPSYYIRKLSETLLGTNRNITCDNWFSSIEIFDKMLEHNITMACRFAP; encoded by the exons ATGTCTTCGCGTTACAATTTGAG CGataatgaagaaaattataCGAATGAGGAAAGTAATACCGAGTCGGAGTACGATGCCAGCGAGATAGAGGAAATCGAGGACGATGACCCTGTTGag TCTGTAGAAGATCCAGATGTTCCTCCTCCATCAAAACGCTTGAGATCGGGCTCTGGTTTATCGGCGGAACAGAGCTCAAGTGCGAGCAGTAAACGTGGCCGGAGGAGGAGTATCGTCTCCGGTAAGAACGGGCATAAATGGTTTACCACTCCTCGCGAGCGGGTAACAAACAGAGCACCCTTCGGTTCATTTATCCCTGGCCCTGTTGGGATTGCAAAAGAGGCAAAGACGGCGTATGAGACGTGGAATTTGTTTTTCGATGACGTCATTCTTTCAAAAATCTTGCAGCATACCAACGAGGAAATTCATCGTTACACAGAAGAACGGGAAATCGACTGCACGAAGGATATTCTGTACAAGCCCGTTGACATGATTGAACTGAAAGCTTTTATCGGCTTGATGTACTTTTCTGGTCTCcaaaaaacgaatatgacctctTCTGATGATTTGTGGGATACGAAGTACGGCTCCATTTTTTACAAAGCCACAATGTCACAGAAAAGATTTTGCACTATCCTTCGGTTTCTCCGATACGACGATAAAGCTACCCGGCCGACTCGTGTCGTAAATGATAAATTCGCAGCCATACGAGGAATTTGGGAAATCTTCATCGAAAAGTGCAAAACTCTCTACAATCCGGCGTCATATTGCACTATAGACGAACAACTGTTATCCTTTCGTGGGCGCTGCCCTTTCAAGGTCTACAACGGAAGCAAACCCGATAAATATGGGATGAAAATTGTCATGCTGAACGACTCAAGGACATTCTATATGGTGAATGCAATCCCATATGTTGGCAAAGTGAATaccgaaaatgaagaaaaggttCCATCTTATTACATCCGGAAGCTGAGCGAAACATTACTCGGAACAAACAGAAACATCACGTGCGACAATTGGTTTTCGTCGATCGAAATTTTCGACAAGATGCTGGAGCACAACATTACAATG